DNA sequence from the Cystobacter ferrugineus genome:
CCACCAGAGGATTACACCATGATGAAGGCATTGAAGACGGGATTGATTGGGCTGGCGTTCGGCGTGGCCGCGGCCCTGGTTGTTCCCTCGACCGAGGCTTCGGCGCAGTCGAGCTGTGTGGGTTGCCCCGGCGGTGGGAGCCAGCCCTGCTGCTCGTCCTGCAACCCCTTTTATGCGCAGTGCGTTGCCAACGCTGGCGGCAACACGTCGAAGATCAACCAGTGTGCGTCGACCCGCGCCTCGTGCGAGTCCAGCTGTCGTCGCACCTGCTGATACGCGCCTCCGGCCAGGCTGACTCCCTGCCTCTCTCAAGCGAGGGCGGTGCGTGAAGTAGTCAGCAATTCGCGTCCTCGTGCCCCCCAGGTGGCTTGAACACGGGCCCCTGATTCCGGACCCCTCCGCCCGGATTGTAATGGCGGGGGGATGGCGATGGAACGCCGTCACGAGTCAATACGCGCTGCCATCTCCGGGAATCAGTCCGGGAGTCAGTAGGTGGGACGCGTCTCCCGTGCGAGATGCTCAATCGCCTCGCTCCAGGTGGCGCCCCGCTCGTCGCCCGCCCAGGATGTCACGATGCCGCCCCCTCTGCTCATCACCCCCACCTTCAGCATGGCCCGGCGGTGAGGCGGAGAGGCGACGAACTGGTACATGGAAGCCTCATCCTTCCAGACCGTCAGTGTCCGTTTGGTGTTGCAGGACTCGGACCCGCCGAATTGGATGGCCAGCAGTCCGGGCTGTGTCGCCAGGGTTTCATTCAGGTCGACCACCGCCGCGTCGAACTCCGTCTGAGCCTCTACCGTGGACCGCATACGCAGATAGGTGCTGCTGATGATGTAGGAACCGGGGCTCAGTTGGCCATTGGCGTCCACGCCCGGGCCCTGGAGCGCGGAGGCCGCCTGGAAGTCTGGCTCCAGCACCCCACGCTGGCAGGGATCGGTTTCGGGCTCCTTGGTGGGAGGCGGCGCGGCCATCTCGGCTCCGCATGCGGTGACGACGAGGGACGACAGAACGGCGGCGAGCAGGCGCTTCATGGAGAACTCCTTGGGTGTGGTGGGGTGGATCAACGTGAGGCGGAGGGAGCGGCTTGGACGGAGCCGAAGAGCAGGGGCGAGAAATCCCGGCCCAGACGCCGGGAGTGGAAGTCATCGGCGCGGGCGAAGACCTGGACCTGGACGGCCGACTCTCGCGAGGCCGCCGTCGAGAGCGTGGCCACCCAGTGGCGCGAGCCATCGGGCGCGCGCACGCGCAGATAGAGGTAGGAGCCCGCGGGCAGGCGCTCCTCCACGAACCCCGTCAACCGCATCTGGTCGGAAGGCGCCAGGGCATGACGGCTCAAGGGATTGTCTCCGGGGGACCGGGTCTGGACCCAGCCCGCCCCACCCAGCGCCAGGAGGGACAGCATCGACAAGATGAGGAGTGTGCGTCGCATGCGCGGAAGATGGCGCATCCGCACCGTTCCTCCTCCGCGAGCCGATGGACGGCGGCCTCCATCGGATGAGCGGCGCGAGGCTCCGCTTACCGCGCCTTCATCCCCAGCGCGGCCTTGAGCGTGGACGCGGAGCGCCGACTCACGCGGGCGAGCTGCCCATCCTGGAGCTCGACCTCATGCTCCCCGTTCCGGGAGTGCACGGCCTTCACGTGGGTGAGCTGAATCAGCTCGCCCCGGTGGACGCGCAGGAAGCCATGGCTCCGCAGCCGCTCCTCCAACTGGGTCAGCGACTCCTCGGTGCACTGCTCCCGCTGTTCCGCGAGGAAGAGCGTGTATTTGTCACTGCTCCAGAAACGCGAGATGGACCGGGCATCGAAGAAGTGGAAGACGCCCTGGCTCACCGTGACGATGCGGCACGAGGAATCCACTGGCGCCACGGCCTCCAGCACGCGCGACACCGCGGCCTGCTTCGCGAGCAGTCGCCCGCGGGCGCGCTCGAGCGCGTCGGCGAGCCGCTCGGGACGCACGGGCTTGAGCAGATAGTCGACGGCGTGGGCCTCGAAGGCCCGGACCGCGTAGTCATCGTGGGCGGTGACGAAGATGAGGGGCGGTAGCTCCCGGTAGCGCTGGGCGAGTGCCAGCCCGTCCATCCCAGGCATGCGCACGTCCAGCAGCAGCAGGTCGGGCCGCAGCTCCTCCACCCGTCGCAGTGCCTCTTCGCCATCCCCGGCGTCGCCGACGACCTCGACGTCGGGCAAACCCCTCAACAGCCGCGAGAGCCTGCGGCGCGCGGGCTCCTCATCATCGACGAGCAAGACCCTCATCGGGGAGGCCCCCCGCTCGGAAGGGTGAGCCGTGCACGACACCCACCTCCAGGCACGGGCTCCAGCGTGAGCGTGCCTTGCTCGCCGTAGAGCAGGCGCAGTCGCTCGCGCAGATCCTTCACGCCCGTCTGGGCGCCCTGGTGCTCTGATGCCCCGGGCCCCGGCCCATCATCGATGACCTCGAGGTGGAGCCACGTCTCCTCCCTCCGCACGAGCACCCGCACACTCACGCCCTCGCGCCGGTCCATGCCGTGGAGGATGGCATTCTCCACCAGGGGCTGGAGCACCAGGGGGGGCAGGGGGAGGCCGGTGACCTGCTCATCCACGGCCAGGTGCGTGCGCAGGCGAGCGCCGAATCGGGCGGTCTGGATGGCCAGGTAGTCGCGCGTCATGTCCAGCTCGCGCTCCAGGCTCACGAAGCGGCTCTTCCCGCTGTCCAGGGCATAGCGGAAGAGCTCCGCGAGCCGCTCGAGGGTCCGCTCCGCCAGCTCGGGATTCTCGGAGATGAGACTGGCGACGGTGTTGAGGCTGTTGAAGAAGAAGTGGGGCTGGATGCGGGCCTGGAGGGCCGAGAGTTGGGCCTCGAGCGCGGCGCGCTGCGCCAGGAGGGCCCGCCGCTCGATGCGCGCCGCCGTGTTGCGCAACCGCTGCACGATCAGTCCGGGAAACAGGAACATCCACGAGATGAGCGTGGCCACCAGGATGTCTTGCGCTACCAAGTACCGCAGTCCTACCCCCAGGCGCACCTTGAGTGGATGGATCACGAGGATGACCATCACCAGTGGGACGCCGGAGCCCACCGCGACGTGTAACACGCCCTGGGCCAGGGGCGTCCGCAGACGCCTCACGAGGCCGGGCATCACCCAGATGTAGAGGGAGTGGAAGGTGAGCGCGAGCGTGAAGAAGATCGGGTAGCCCGCGGCGACGTGGTGGAGCGACTTCGCGAGGGGCAGGGTGAAGAAGTCCTTGTCGAGCAGGGGCGCGGTGGCGAGCGGCGCGACGAAGTACAGCCAGATCATCTCCACGGGCAGCAGGGGACTCGGCTCCTCCTGGTCCTCGATGCGGCCCAGAGTGGGGTCGGACGATGCGCGCATGCGCGGCGCAGCGTAGGGGCAAGGTCACTTCCCTGGCCAGTCGCGCCGATGAATGGCGCGTCCTGGCCGACCAACGGTCCCTTGCGTCAGGGCTCGAGCGCGGAAGCACCGCCCACACGACCTGGCGGCTCATGGCGTCTGCTCGTCTTCACTGAACGCGGTGAGCAGGCTGTGGGGTGCGTTGTCGCCGAAGAGGAACTCATGGAGTTGGGTGCCTTCGGTGGCGGCTTTGGTGCCGCGGGGGAAAGCAGGCGGGAGGACTCCCGAAGGGGCGCTCCCTCGAGCTGGAACAGGCACTCGGACATGGCATCCGATTGGAACATCCTCAACGGCCAGGCCATCTCCTTCCCCCGCGCGCACTCCGCCGGGGGCTGGTGCACCCCGTGGGCCAATTCCAAGTCCTCAGCAAGACTTGAAGAGCGGTGGGTGGCCCATCCACGCCGAGCCTTGTTCCCGCTCGGGTCCCCCGTTTCGAGTCCTTTGACACCATCTCGGCGAAGTGGCCGGCCGGCCCCTGCGATGATCACGTCGTAGACCACGGTGTCGTCCCTGGTAAACCGTCGTCCTTGCACGTTACGCTCCGGTTTCCGTCGAGGCCCATCGCGAACCATGTTGCAATCCGGCCAGGTGTTTTCGAGGTTCGGCCACGCGAGCGTGGTGCCGATGCACAGCCATCGCGAAGCGTAGCTCGTCGTCGGCCTGCGCGGCACCGCGACCATCGGCACGGGCGATCAGGACTGGGCGGTAACGCCGCGCTCGATGTTGTGGCTCGCCGGCGACATGCCGCACCGCGTACACACCACGGCCGATCATCACTGGCGCGTGCTGTCATTCCCGCCCGAGCTCGTCGCGCGCGCCACGGGATGGGTCGAAGCCTCCGGGTTCGTGCACGACCTCGTCGAGCGCATCGGCCACGCGCCAGATCCGGAGCGCCCCGCTCTCCTCACGGCCGTCCTCGTCGACGAGCTTGTCGAACCGGTTCCGGTCAACGCGCGACTGCGCCGTGTGACCGAGCTCGTCACGCTGCATCCGGCGACGAGTGTGGCCGCGCTCTCACGCGCAGTCGGCATGTCCGAGCGCACGTTCCGTCGCTGGTTCCGCGCCGATGTCGGCACGAGCTTCACGCGCTGGCACCAGCAACGCATCGTCGATCGCGCGATCGAGCAACTCGACCGCGGCGACAGCGTGAAGTGCGTCGCGGCCGACCTCGGCTACACGAGCACGAGCGCGTTCATCGCGATGTTCAAGCGCGTCATGAACGTTTCGCCTCAACGCTATCTGCGTTCCCGCTAGCGCCTGCGCGAGCTGGTCGCTGCCAGCGCCTGGCTCTGCTCCTCCGGCCCCGGCTCCGCCCCGGCTTGGGGGAGCATGAGTTCGAATCCTTTTTGGCTTTCGGCCAACTTGTCTCTGCAGTATAATAATTGTAAATGCCTATTCTCACTAAACCTCGCGATCCTAGGTTCATTACCGTTCGTCGTGGCGGCACCTTGAGCGATGCAAATCACCGCCTTCTTGCAATATGGGCTGCCGCATGCGCGGAGCATGTACTGCATTTCTTTGAAGAAGCACAACCCGAAGATGAGCGGCCGCGCCAGGCAATCGGGCTGGCTCGCGCCTGGACACGAGGCGAGATTCCAATGCGCCAAGCCCACAAGGCTGCTTTTGTTGCCAATGCCGCCGCCAGAGATGTGTCCGGCGCGGCAAAGCTTGCGGCCTACTCGGCTGGGCAGGCTGTAGCAGTGGCTCACGTGGCAGCGCATGAGTTGGGCGCGGCGGCCTATGCGATCAGGGCCGTGCAAGCTGCAGCTCCTGAAGCTGAGCGTGAACAAGCCGGCCGCCGGGAATGCCAATGGCAGCGTGAGCAGCTTCCAGACGAAATCCGGGAGCTAGTGCTTGACGACCAGCGGCTGCGCAATCATGTATGTTGGTTTGTATTCGATTGCTGACCGACACACCGCACGCAGGTGAACACGTCCAAGGCGAACGCACGGCGCAGCAGCCCTGCCCGGTTCAAGCGGGGCGTGCGCTCCTTCCGAGGCTTCGCCACCGTCGCGGCCACCCATGGGCTCTCCTCCTCCGGCCCCGGCTCCGCCCCCTCTCGAGGGAGAGGGCGTGGCCCCGCCGTAACGGGCTCCTGAAGACGCGTGGCGGCGCCAGCGCCCCGACATCCTCCGCGGGGACACCCGGAGCAATGACCAGCGGTGCGGCGAGGACGCCGAGCAGTGCCACCGACTCGTGGAGACGCTCCTCCGCCAGCCGCGAGGCCAGCCGCGGACGTGCAAGGACAGGGGCAGCCCTCGCTCGTTCAGGAAGGCGCAGAACGCCTGGACCTCGCGCGTGATGCGCAGATCCTTCGGCTTGTAGACGGCGTGGAGCCCCCCCTCGAACTGAAGGACCGCCACCGAGCGGCCACCGTGCGGATCGCCGAGATCTCCAAGGACGCCAGCGAGAACCGGCACGGGAGCGCCGTGGAAGAGCGTCCTGCCCAGCAGCTCCGAATCCACGGCGAGCCGCGACAGCATCTCGAGGACATGCCGCTGTAGCCACCCCATCGTGCTCGCATCGAGTGGAGCTTGGCCGCCGGACACGGCCTCTCCCCCATGCAGGGGCGAGGCCGGAGCCGGAGGAGGAGAGCCCGTCCTTTGTCGCGGCGGTGGAGGAGCCGAAGGAGGAGCGCACACCACGATTGGACCAGGCCGGGCTGCTACGCAGGACGTTCGCGCTGGACGTGTTCGCTTGCTCGAGGTGTGGAGGCAGGAGGCGGGTCTTGGCGTACGTGAAGAGCGCAGGCGGGGGGAGAGCGATTCTGGAGCACCTGGGGTTGCCCACGGCGAGTGCGCGCCTGGCCCCTGCGCGAGGGCCACCCCAGGCGGCGTGGTGTTGACTGGCGCACTGCTCGGCCGGCCTCTGTCGCGGCCCTCCTCGGCCCCTCCGCTCTCGTCCTCGCCTTCAGCGGGCCTCCCATCCTTCTTATACGCCGAAATGCATCGTTTTCTCTCCAGAAGACTCTTCATCGCATCCCCCCATCTCCAGGGGTCTCCTGCATATGAAGTCCTTCAAGCGTGGCTTGCTCGTTGTCTCGTCCCTGATGCTCGCTTCCATGTCCGCCCTCGCGGCGGCACCGGCTCCCACCACCAACCCGCGGCGTCTGGGCACACGCGCCATCGTCGCGTGCGACCCCGTGGAGAAGTCGTGCGGCGTGGCCAGCATCTCCTTCCCCGCGGGCATCAGCGGCCTGGTGCCCTACGGCCGTCCGGATGTGGCGGTGGCCACCATGTTCTACCCCTCGGTGGATGACGCCGAGGCGATCCTCGCCCGCACCGCCGCGGGCGACACGGCCCAGGGCGCCGTCGACTTCGTGTTCTCCGTGGACCCGTACGCGAACTACCGCCAGCTCGCCGCGGTGAAGCTCAACCCGGACGGCACCGTCACGGTGGGCCAGCGCACCGGCGAGCAGAACACCCAGCACCGCTGCGCCGTGAAGGGCACCACCTTCGTGGTGCAGGCCAACAACCAGACCACCCCGGCTATGTGCGGGGCCATGGCCCAGGGCTTCCAGGCGGCCAAAGGCAGCCTGCCGCAGCGGCTGCTCGCGGCGCTCAAGGCGGGGGCCCTCGTGGGCGGTGACCGCAACGGCGAGCGCTCTGGCGTCATCCGCGTCTGGAGCGCGGAGAACGAAGCGGCCTTCTATACGCACGTGCTGGTGGACGCCGTGGTCCACAGCAGCTCGAATGCGCTGAAGGAGCTGGACGTGGAGATGAACCGCTACCAGGCCAGCGTCGCCGCGCCGTACGAAGCGGACCTCATCCCGCTCGACTCGGAGACCTCCAAGTACGTGAAGCTCGTGCTGAGCAAGCTCGGGTACTACAACGGCCGCGTGGACACCTCGTGGAACGACGCCGACGAGCAGGCCCTGTACGACTTCAACTGGAACAACCTCTTCTTCCTCAAGCCCACCGTGGTGGTGAACGGCGTGCGGAAGATTGACAGGCCCCTGGTCCGGTTCCTGATCAACGCGGACCTGGGCGCGCTCCTGCCCGCGACGACCGCGACCCCGTGAGCCCGGGGTGGGTTTGACGGCTCCCGCGTGGCGACGTCAAGCACGCCGCCATGCCCCGCGCCGACATCACCGACCTGTTTCGTCGACGACCTGCTGTCCGCCGAGGAGAAGGCCGCTCGCGACTCCGTGGCTCGCTTCATGGACGCGGAGGTGCTGCCCATCACCGGGCGGCACTTCCGCGACGGCGCCTTCCCCGCTGATTGACCATGAGCACCTGGGAGGAGCCTCTCATTCCCAGACCCCGCGCGGCCACCAAGACAAACATTGACAACACTGTCTGGCTTCACCTACTTTGTCCAGAGTATCAACCGGACAGGAGTTGCACGATGATCAAGCGTTTCCTTGTATGTGTTGTCACGCTCTCCGCTGTCGTCACGGGGTGCGGCGGAGTCGAAGCCGATCCCGAGCCATCCTCCACTCACCATGAGGAGGCGCTCCCGACGTGTGCCTCCGTGGATGGACACGGATGCTCGCCCTACAACAACCCCGAGAAGTTCTGCGTCTATAGCGATGGCGTCATGGGTGAATGTTGGTGCCAGGAGCCCATCAACCGCTGGGGCTGCGGGCGTGTGACGGAGTAGACGTGAAGCAGGCCAGGATGTGATTCCAAGGACTACGGGGAGCTTGTTCCGGCATCCACACCGCCAGCGTGGATCACACGCAACCGCGGAGCCTGACCGGACACGGGCTCCCCGGTCCTCCGTCCCAGATCATTGGGAACGAACCAGAAGCCCCTTCGTCGTTCACGGCCCACAGGTTCGTACTCCCCGACCGGGATGGCTCCGCGCGTTGGGCAGGCGTGTACCTCAAGGGGGCTGCGCGGCCTCTCCACCGAACGTCTCCGCGACCTGAGCGTTCACCGCGTCGAAGGTGCTCTTCGTGGGATTGGCCTCGATGTAGGGCCAATGCGCCGCGAAGATGTCGTAGGTGCGCCGGCCGAGAAGAAGGTCGAAGGGCTGTGAAAAGCCTTCGCCGAGCGACGCACCAATGGCGTCATCCCAATAGGGCACCGTCCAGCCGCCGAACTTGAAGCCACCGGTCGGATCCTCCTCTGGACCACCCGGCGCCTGCATCACGCCATCGAGACTGACAAAAACTTCGGCCGCGACTCTTCGCATGGAGCTGCTCCTTTGTGAGGGGTTCAGTCGTACGACGAACGGCCCCGCCATCGCCGGCCCGCGGCTCAGCACCCCAGGCTACGCATGGGGCGAATGGGACGCATCGGGCGAATGGGAGGCCTGTGCAGGCGAACACATTCAGCCCGAGGGCAGAGTGCAACAGCCCGGCCGCGGCGTCGTTGCAGGGGGAACTACCTTCGCGGACTTGCCGGGGGCGTTTGTTCTGCCCGCCTTCGGGGGGTGGCGATGAGTTTCGCGGACACGGGGTTTCTCCAGGAGGCTGCGATGTTTTGCCTCATGGACTGCCCCCGGCCGCCAAACTCATCGGTCGGTCGTTCGAAATCGTCTCGGACGCGTTCGCCCCTCACAGCGCCCTACATCAGAGGATGGAGCCCAGGAGCAGCGCGGCTTCCGCCTTGGGCGCGTGCGGCCTTGCGCGCGTGGTACGGTTCGGGCCCCAGTCCGTCCGTGGTGCCCCAGTGGAGCCCCCAGGTTTCAAAGGACTCGTTCTGACACCTCGTCGCCTACGAGTCGTCTGACACCCTTCCTGGACACCCTTCCTGCCTGTTCTCCACCAGCAGCAGGATGGCGCTGATGATGACGGGCGTGCTGTGTGTCCGAGCCGGGTCGGGCACCGCGCCCATGGCGACGCTATCCGCGATCCAGTGGGCGCTCTCGATGGCGTAACGAATTTCCCCCAGCTCAGCCGAGAGGCTGATGTGTTCCATCTGCGTTCCTCCTCGGGTTGATTGGATGAGGACGCCCTGGCCGACCAGCCAGGACGTCAGCGGGATGACCGCCAATGTTCTTATGCCGAAGCATGGGCGCTCTTGGTGAGCCCCTCGAATGATGCCGCCGAGAAGGGCGAGCCCCAAGAGCTGTCAGCCCCATCGGGTATCCCATTGGATTGGCTACCCCTTGGGGTGTGGCCATCACCACGGGGGTTCGAATGAAGCTGGCTGGAGCAGTGGTGCTGTTGGCGTTCCTCATCGGATGCGCGACGACCCAGGGAACGGATGGCCTTGGAACAGGAGGCTCTGGCCCTTCACCCTCGCCGGGGGCCAGGCCCGCCGTGAAGAAGGAACTGCCCTGGTTGAACGTGCCGGGCGGACGGATGAAGACGACCCTCTTCTACGGCCCCTGGCAGTGCCGCCGGGAGTTCATGAACGGGTGCCAGAGGGAGTGCGCCAGCGAGGGCTACAAGTCATGGGCTGCATGTGGCTGGCCGATTTCAAGTTCGACTGGGAGGGACGCCTCGTTGCCTTGCCTGTTCCCGTCAAGGGCGGGAGCCGTTACGGCATCTATCACTGCTGCTGCGATTACCCCGAGCTGTCACCCGAGGACAATGCAGCTCAACGCAAGGCGTGGAGCAGGTTTCGGACATCCTTCCGGAAGGCCTGGAGCGAGAAATTTGGTCAGTGGCCCGAGCAGGGCGGGGTGTCCTGGCCGGGGCACCACATCCGAGACCTCTGGCACGGTGGGAACCCGGTGGACCCCAACAACGTCTTCCCCGCGCAACCGGACGTTCACGAGGTGTACAACGATCAGTATCCCGCCTGTTATGGCGGCAAGTCCCCCTGGAATACAGTGGGTCCCAACCTGCCCTACACGGACAACTGACGATGGCCACGTACATGAGCCGCCTGCTCGAAGAGGTCTCCCGTGATCACTTCCCGTATCCCCCCGCCACGCCCGAGGAGATTGAGGAGTTCGAGCGGCGGGTCGGCTGGCGGTTGGACGCGGATCTGCGGGCCTTCTACCTGCACTGCAACGGGGCGGAGCTGATTGAGCGGTTGCCGGACTCTCCCTATCGCATCCTCCCACTGTCACAGGTTGTCCGGGCACGAGTGGCCATCTTCGGGAAGAAGAACGACGATGACGCGCATGGGCCCGCATCGATGTGGGCCATCTGCGACGTCCAGGACGGCAACTACGTGCTGGTGGACGTGGCCCGCAAGGAGAACGACCACTACCCCCTGACGGACGGCTATCACGAGGCATGGCCCAACCCGAAATACTGCGGGCCAGTCGCCAGCTCCTTCTCGGAGTTCTTGGAGCAGGTGCTGCGGACCCGGCGCGGCCTCTTCTGGTTGGGGGAGTGAAATTCCCTTCTGACCTAATTAGCTACTTTTTCACGCGGCGCCTGGACGCCATCTTCTCCGTCCACCATTCCGGTTCCTGCACCTCGATGGACTCGATGTTCTCGATGAGGGCCGTGGCAACTATGGGCTCTTTGTTCTCGTCGTATTCGAGATCAACTCGGATGAGCGCCTTGACCTTCAGGGTCAGATAGGCCTGCGCTGCCAAGTAGTGGTCGTTCCAATCTCCTTCCGACACAGAGAAATGAGTATCCGCATCTTCATCACTGGCCCAGAAGTCAGCCTTGAATGCAAAGAAGTCCGCCAAGGCGTCGACGATAGTGAGGGTTGCAGGAACGAGGATCGATTCGTGTCCGAGATCGTCCATGTCTCCCAGGTCGAGCTTGAATTCTTCGATCGAGCCGTCGCCCGTGAGTTCGGCCGAGTTGTCGTCTGACGGCAGGTGACCTGCCGTAACGGACTTCCCGTGAAGAGCGTCCCAGAGCGAATTCTCAACACCGCTCTGGACAGAGTCCATCTGCTGAGAAATGGCCTCTTGCACGTGCTCTCGCCAATGAGCTTCAGTGGGTGGCTCGGGCAATTCGCCAGCATTAGGGGGCTCAGCTGCTTTCAGCGCATCTCGTATGTCTTGTGATATGTTGAACGCGCTCAGCGTCTCATGCCCTACGAACCTGTCCTTGGGCATGCTCTTACGCATCCGCTCGTCCGCACTCACCAGATGTATGGTCTTCCCGATGCGGCTCTGCTCTTCAAGGGCGGCAGCCACGATGAACGCATCGGGAATATCTTCGCGGCTTTTGGCTTGTTTCATGGGGCCTTCGCCTTTGAAGTACATATCCCATGCCGCGCGTGTCGAAGCTTCCGACAGATGCAGGAGCCGAGCGCGTAGCGTGAGGATGCGTTGATTAATTCCATCGACCAGCAGCTTCTCCACCTGTTCGGAGAACTCGCTAACGTGCCCCAGTGCGGACTCCGCCTTTGTCGTCATTTCGCCGGGACTGCACCAGGAGAGAACCTTCTGCGGATCTTTCTCTCCCTTGTGCTGCCACTTCTTCCACTCTGCTGCCAACTGGGTTGCCAATTCTCGGGGAACAAGCTCCGGCACCAGAACCTCGACAACATGCTTGTCCACCAACTCTTGGAGCCGCTGAAGAGCAGTGCTGTCGGGTGATACCTCCTTGCGGAGAGCGGAGGTGTCCAAGATTACGTGAACAACGCCAGGATTCACTTTCGCTACTGCATCAACGATGTCCTCCTCTTTCTTCTTCTTGGGTCCGGTCACGCGTCTTCCTCCTATTAGTCGCTTCCTGTGCACCACCATATGGGCCAGCGCAGAGCCAGTCTTCCCGGAGTGAAAGGCGAGATGCTCGCCGCCGTGCAAGCTCTCTTGATGGCCAAGCCGTACTTCTTGACGCTGAACGTGCCCCGCTCCAGCAACTGTTTCCCGGCTTCCAGCACTTCGGAGGACACGGCGGTGTGTAGGGGCTCGCCGCTCTTGGTCTGCGGACACACCAGCACACCCGCGATCTCCTTGGCCTCGCCTGGTACGGCTCCTCGATGCGGTGCGCCCGGCGGGTTGTTGCTCCGGGTTGGCCTCGAACTGCTTGAACTGTTCCATTGCCGCCCGGAGCGCGGTCGCCCACGTGCTGAACTTGTAGTTCCGCCCGTTGAGCACCCTGCGGATGACGTAGGCCTTGCGACCCTTTGCCTCGTGGCGGATGAACCTGCCACCCCACGTCTCCGCGTAGTCCTGGCTCTTGCCCGTGCTCTCACCCATGCGCCCGAGTTCTCCTTTAGGAGAAACGTCCGGGGCTCGTATTTTGCCCACAGGCGAGGGAGGGCAAATGAAAAGGGCCTCGGATTTTCATCCGAGGCCCTTCTGTACTTCTTGCTCCCCGACGTGGACTCGAACCACGGACCTAGTGATTAACAGTCGTGAAAAGGCCGGGCGCACCGCCGTTCCTCCCCTGGAGAGGGGGTTGGAACGGTCGAAAACGGGCGATGTGGTTGCCCGTAATTTGCCCACGGCGCCCCCGACCAGTATGGGGTTGACGGCTGTCGGGGGGGGAGGTGGGTGCATCTGCCACCCACCTGCTCGGATGGCGGCCCTATCTTGAAGATGGGTATAGGGAAGTTCTCTCCAGGAGTAGGGAACTTCCCTCCGGTGCTCGATGTGACACGGCGAGAGCCCGAACTTGTCTCTTGAGGGTGTCGCCTGGAGCACGCACCCTCAATGGCGAATTCAGGAGGGCTCTATGGGCTATCAAGAAGACTGCATCAGGGATCGATGGGTACGGTGTGGAAAGCGAATCGAACGGGAGCGGAAACGCGCTGGGCTGACGCAGGAGGAGGCTGCCGAACGCGCGGGCCTGAGCCGCCGGACATGGGTCCGGGTAGAAGCGGCAGAACCTGGCCCCAACGGAATGCCCAGGGTCCCGGACCAGCAGACGCTTGAGAGAATCGCGTCAGCACT
Encoded proteins:
- a CDS encoding antibiotic biosynthesis monooxygenase is translated as MKRLLAAVLSSLVVTACGAEMAAPPPTKEPETDPCQRGVLEPDFQAASALQGPGVDANGQLSPGSYIISSTYLRMRSTVEAQTEFDAAVVDLNETLATQPGLLAIQFGGSESCNTKRTLTVWKDEASMYQFVASPPHRRAMLKVGVMSRGGGIVTSWAGDERGATWSEAIEHLARETRPTY
- a CDS encoding LytR/AlgR family response regulator transcription factor, producing the protein MLVDDEEPARRRLSRLLRGLPDVEVVGDAGDGEEALRRVEELRPDLLLLDVRMPGMDGLALAQRYRELPPLIFVTAHDDYAVRAFEAHAVDYLLKPVRPERLADALERARGRLLAKQAAVSRVLEAVAPVDSSCRIVTVSQGVFHFFDARSISRFWSSDKYTLFLAEQREQCTEESLTQLEERLRSHGFLRVHRGELIQLTHVKAVHSRNGEHEVELQDGQLARVSRRSASTLKAALGMKAR
- a CDS encoding sensor histidine kinase, with product MRASSDPTLGRIEDQEEPSPLLPVEMIWLYFVAPLATAPLLDKDFFTLPLAKSLHHVAAGYPIFFTLALTFHSLYIWVMPGLVRRLRTPLAQGVLHVAVGSGVPLVMVILVIHPLKVRLGVGLRYLVAQDILVATLISWMFLFPGLIVQRLRNTAARIERRALLAQRAALEAQLSALQARIQPHFFFNSLNTVASLISENPELAERTLERLAELFRYALDSGKSRFVSLERELDMTRDYLAIQTARFGARLRTHLAVDEQVTGLPLPPLVLQPLVENAILHGMDRREGVSVRVLVRREETWLHLEVIDDGPGPGASEHQGAQTGVKDLRERLRLLYGEQGTLTLEPVPGGGCRARLTLPSGGPPR
- a CDS encoding AraC family transcriptional regulator; the protein is MRGTATIGTGDQDWAVTPRSMLWLAGDMPHRVHTTADHHWRVLSFPPELVARATGWVEASGFVHDLVERIGHAPDPERPALLTAVLVDELVEPVPVNARLRRVTELVTLHPATSVAALSRAVGMSERTFRRWFRADVGTSFTRWHQQRIVDRAIEQLDRGDSVKCVAADLGYTSTSAFIAMFKRVMNVSPQRYLRSR
- a CDS encoding putative immunity protein, with the protein product MSDANHRLLAIWAAACAEHVLHFFEEAQPEDERPRQAIGLARAWTRGEIPMRQAHKAAFVANAAARDVSGAAKLAAYSAGQAVAVAHVAAHELGAAAYAIRAVQAAAPEAEREQAGRRECQWQREQLPDEIRELVLDDQRLRNHVCWFVFDC
- a CDS encoding DUF4135 domain-containing protein, with the translated sequence MKSLLERKRCISAYKKDGRPAEGEDESGGAEEGRDRGRPSSAPVNTTPPGVALAQGPGAHSPWATPGAPESLSPRLRSSRTPRPASCLHTSSKRTRPARTSCVAARPGPIVVCAPPSAPPPPRQRTGSPPPAPASPLHGGEAVSGGQAPLDASTMGWLQRHVLEMLSRLAVDSELLGRTLFHGAPVPVLAGVLGDLGDPHGGRSVAVLQFEGGLHAVYKPKDLRITREVQAFCAFLNERGLPLSLHVRGWPRGWRRSVSTSRWHCSASSPHRWSLLRVSPRRMSGRWRRHASSGARYGGATPSPSRGGGAGAGGGEPMGGRDGGEASEGAHAPLEPGRAAAPCVRLGRVHLRAVCRSAIEYKPTYMIAQPLVVKH
- a CDS encoding DUF1028 domain-containing protein, which gives rise to MKSFKRGLLVVSSLMLASMSALAAAPAPTTNPRRLGTRAIVACDPVEKSCGVASISFPAGISGLVPYGRPDVAVATMFYPSVDDAEAILARTAAGDTAQGAVDFVFSVDPYANYRQLAAVKLNPDGTVTVGQRTGEQNTQHRCAVKGTTFVVQANNQTTPAMCGAMAQGFQAAKGSLPQRLLAALKAGALVGGDRNGERSGVIRVWSAENEAAFYTHVLVDAVVHSSSNALKELDVEMNRYQASVAAPYEADLIPLDSETSKYVKLVLSKLGYYNGRVDTSWNDADEQALYDFNWNNLFFLKPTVVVNGVRKIDRPLVRFLINADLGALLPATTATP
- a CDS encoding acyl-CoA dehydrogenase family protein: MATSSTPPCPAPTSPTCFVDDLLSAEEKAARDSVARFMDAEVLPITGRHFRDGAFPAD
- a CDS encoding SMI1/KNR4 family protein, which gives rise to MATYMSRLLEEVSRDHFPYPPATPEEIEEFERRVGWRLDADLRAFYLHCNGAELIERLPDSPYRILPLSQVVRARVAIFGKKNDDDAHGPASMWAICDVQDGNYVLVDVARKENDHYPLTDGYHEAWPNPKYCGPVASSFSEFLEQVLRTRRGLFWLGE